One genomic segment of Pandoraea sputorum includes these proteins:
- a CDS encoding response regulator: MMQAHPIRLLLIDDHPLVRDGLRARFDAAPNLQVVGEAGNAQEALTRAKTASPDLALMDISMRGTNGIELTAQFREQFPHIAVLILSMHDNAEYVRQAVRAGARGYVLKDAPAHEIVTAIERVARGDAYYSAAIAARVVQASTSHAPIDSLTPREREILTRIAHGLANKQIATEMDLSVRTVETHRLNIKRKLGIEGQAELIKFAVENRL, encoded by the coding sequence ATGATGCAAGCTCATCCCATCCGACTCCTGTTGATCGACGACCACCCGCTAGTGCGCGACGGCCTGCGCGCGCGATTCGACGCGGCACCCAACCTGCAGGTCGTTGGCGAAGCGGGCAACGCGCAGGAAGCCCTGACCCGCGCGAAGACGGCATCACCCGATCTCGCCCTGATGGACATCAGCATGCGCGGCACGAACGGCATCGAGCTGACGGCGCAGTTTCGGGAGCAATTTCCGCATATCGCCGTGCTGATTCTCTCGATGCACGACAACGCCGAGTATGTGCGTCAGGCGGTGCGCGCCGGTGCGCGCGGCTACGTGCTCAAGGATGCGCCCGCACACGAGATCGTGACGGCCATCGAACGTGTGGCACGCGGCGATGCTTACTACAGCGCAGCGATTGCGGCGCGCGTCGTGCAGGCCTCCACCTCGCACGCCCCCATCGATTCGCTCACGCCGCGCGAACGGGAAATTCTCACACGCATTGCACATGGCCTCGCGAACAAGCAGATCGCCACGGAAATGGATCTTTCCGTACGCACCGTAGAGACCCATCGCCTCAACATCAAGCGCAAGCTCGGCATCGAAGGGCAAGCGGAGTTGATCAAGTTTGCGGTAGAGAATCGGCTGTAA
- a CDS encoding type II toxin-antitoxin system VapC family toxin gives MYLLDTNVISESRKRGGGDEGVQRFMRMTDRRKAPRFLSVITMGELQRGVKVLRHRNDVRQASLIESWLAQLRLDYANDILPVDQEICNVWARMRVPNAAHPIDKLIAATALVHKLIVVTRNVKDFSNTGVEVYNPFQP, from the coding sequence ATGTACTTACTGGATACCAACGTCATTAGCGAAAGCCGAAAGAGGGGAGGCGGCGATGAAGGGGTTCAGCGCTTCATGCGAATGACCGATCGGCGTAAGGCACCTCGCTTTCTATCCGTCATTACGATGGGCGAGCTGCAACGTGGGGTTAAGGTGCTCCGGCACAGAAACGATGTTCGACAGGCATCGCTAATCGAGTCTTGGTTGGCCCAACTAAGACTCGATTACGCCAACGACATACTGCCGGTCGATCAGGAGATCTGCAACGTTTGGGCACGCATGCGCGTGCCCAACGCAGCGCACCCAATCGATAAATTGATTGCGGCCACAGCGTTGGTGCACAAGTTGATCGTCGTCACACGCAACGTCAAAGATTTTTCCAACACAGGTGTGGAGGTGTACAACCCGTTTCAGCCATAG
- a CDS encoding thioredoxin family protein: MPVFDPVADRSALAAALAGGNTRLVACLCAAWCGTCREYAQTFEQLAAKHPELCFVWVDIETHADWLDDHDIENFPTLLVQDAPQSAGQARFFGPVLPAIGILDRMLDADVLGNATVAAPALREHLRDA; the protein is encoded by the coding sequence ATGCCCGTTTTCGATCCCGTCGCCGACCGTTCTGCACTGGCTGCCGCGCTGGCCGGGGGCAACACGCGTCTCGTGGCCTGTCTGTGCGCGGCGTGGTGCGGCACCTGCCGTGAATACGCGCAAACCTTCGAGCAACTGGCCGCGAAGCATCCCGAGCTATGTTTCGTCTGGGTGGATATCGAAACACACGCCGACTGGCTCGACGACCACGACATCGAGAATTTCCCGACCTTGCTGGTTCAGGATGCACCGCAATCGGCGGGTCAGGCCCGCTTCTTCGGCCCGGTGCTGCCGGCCATCGGGATTCTCGATCGCATGCTCGACGCCGACGTACTGGGCAACGCCACGGTCGCGGCCCCCGCGCTGCGCGAGCATCTGCGGGACGCGTGA
- a CDS encoding YbdD/YjiX family protein, protein MLDEVGKVGRYLGQAMRLMVGLPDYDTYVAHMQATHPDRPVMSYEAFFRERQEARYGGKSGGRCC, encoded by the coding sequence ATGCTCGATGAAGTCGGCAAGGTCGGACGATATCTGGGACAAGCCATGCGATTGATGGTCGGCCTGCCCGATTACGACACGTACGTGGCGCACATGCAGGCCACGCATCCGGATCGGCCGGTCATGAGCTACGAGGCGTTCTTCCGCGAACGGCAGGAAGCGCGCTACGGCGGCAAGAGCGGTGGCCGTTGCTGCTGA
- the hemN gene encoding oxygen-independent coproporphyrinogen III oxidase, whose amino-acid sequence MNPLPILSTPCASSPDDPHASKPCPGCTSRNLGEDPGHSRCQSRAAASSRTAPSSLASASPVQFDARLLGRYDVNGPRYTSYPTALQFHDDFGVGDYARAAAQSKRTGKPVSLYLHVPFCDTVCFYCACTKIVTNNRSHAEAYVARLHAELARQASLLGAGRTLAQMHWGGGTPTFLSLEQIASLVDAISRHFVMTPDDSAEYAIEIDPRSAGPASIRALRALGFNRLSIGVQDFDPRVQEAIHRVQPRALVEATLDAARSCGFKSVNFDLIYGLPHQTTASFSNTLDAVIEMAPERLSVFSYAHLPEQFKMQRCLPDALPDGPEKLALLQTIIARLTAAGYVYIGMDHFARPDDELALAQAAGTLHRNFQGYSTRADCDLIGVGMSAIGRVGDSYAQNAKTLKTYYDAIDAGGLAIARGVQLDRDDHIRRDVISRLMCHMALDFSAIEDAHDIDFVAYFASELGELADLAADGLVAIDAHGLRVLPAGRLLVRVVAQVFDGYRRSAANARCAKVM is encoded by the coding sequence ATGAACCCCCTTCCCATTTTGTCGACGCCTTGCGCCAGTTCGCCTGACGATCCGCATGCCAGCAAACCGTGCCCGGGCTGCACGTCCCGCAATTTGGGAGAGGATCCCGGGCATTCTCGCTGTCAGTCCCGCGCAGCGGCATCTTCCCGCACGGCGCCGTCGTCTCTGGCATCGGCCAGTCCTGTTCAGTTCGACGCCCGTCTGCTCGGCCGTTACGACGTAAACGGACCACGCTACACTTCGTATCCGACCGCGCTGCAATTCCACGACGATTTCGGTGTCGGCGACTACGCCCGCGCCGCCGCGCAATCCAAGCGCACCGGCAAACCGGTCTCGCTGTATCTGCACGTGCCGTTTTGCGACACGGTGTGCTTCTACTGCGCGTGCACCAAGATCGTGACGAACAATCGCTCGCATGCAGAAGCCTACGTGGCGCGGCTTCATGCGGAACTCGCGCGTCAGGCGTCGTTGCTCGGCGCGGGCCGCACGCTCGCACAGATGCACTGGGGCGGTGGCACCCCGACGTTCCTCTCACTGGAACAGATCGCCTCGCTCGTCGACGCGATCAGCCGTCACTTTGTCATGACGCCCGACGACAGCGCCGAATACGCCATCGAGATCGATCCGCGCAGCGCGGGACCGGCGTCCATTCGCGCGCTGCGGGCCCTCGGCTTCAACCGGCTCTCCATCGGCGTGCAGGACTTCGATCCGCGTGTTCAGGAAGCGATTCACCGTGTGCAGCCGCGCGCGCTCGTCGAAGCGACGTTGGACGCCGCACGCAGTTGCGGCTTCAAGTCGGTCAATTTCGATCTGATCTACGGCCTGCCCCATCAGACAACCGCCTCCTTCTCGAATACGCTCGATGCCGTCATCGAGATGGCCCCGGAGCGTTTGTCGGTCTTCAGCTACGCACATCTGCCCGAGCAGTTCAAGATGCAGCGCTGTCTGCCCGACGCACTGCCGGACGGTCCCGAAAAACTTGCGCTGCTACAAACGATCATTGCGCGGCTGACCGCAGCCGGTTACGTCTACATTGGCATGGATCACTTCGCGCGCCCCGACGACGAACTCGCCCTCGCGCAAGCGGCTGGCACGCTGCATCGCAACTTCCAGGGTTACAGCACGCGGGCCGATTGCGATCTCATTGGCGTGGGCATGTCGGCCATCGGCCGTGTCGGCGACAGCTATGCGCAGAACGCCAAAACCCTCAAAACGTATTACGACGCCATCGACGCGGGCGGGCTGGCGATTGCGCGCGGCGTGCAACTCGATCGGGACGACCACATCCGGCGCGATGTCATCTCGCGACTCATGTGTCACATGGCGCTGGATTTCAGCGCAATCGAAGACGCCCACGACATCGACTTCGTCGCTTACTTCGCGAGCGAACTCGGCGAGTTGGCCGATCTCGCGGCAGACGGGCTCGTGGCCATCGATGCGCACGGACTGCGCGTGCTGCCTGCCGGGCGCCTGCTCGTGCGTGTGGTGGCGCAAGTGTTCGACGGCTACCGCCGCAGCGCCGCCAACGCGCGGTGCGCCAAGGTGATGTGA
- a CDS encoding LysR family transcriptional regulator — protein MDRLQSMRVFVKVADNGSFARTAAQMDLSAAVVTRHVAELESHLGVRLLNRTTRSLSLTGAGQVYLERCRQIIDEVDEADALISSASRDPKGTLKVVAPVSFGVRNLAPLVKKYQELHPKVVVDLTLTDRAVDLVEEGYDCGILLTRMINSESLISRVLAETRVMLCASPAYIAEHGEPVTPQELGEHGVLGLPSEFWSDDRVFAGPDGEVRVRVQNKLICNNTALLRQSVLLGHGIAFLPSYLVGNDVRDGDLVALMRNYSQTPIDVSLVYPSRKYLSAKTRGFIDLTVEYFRQNEGISAAERWVPPKMSTPATEIQM, from the coding sequence ATGGACCGTCTGCAATCGATGCGCGTTTTCGTCAAAGTCGCCGATAACGGGAGTTTCGCCCGTACGGCCGCCCAGATGGACTTGTCCGCCGCTGTTGTCACGCGGCACGTCGCAGAACTTGAATCGCATCTCGGCGTTCGCTTGCTCAACCGCACCACCCGCAGCCTGTCGCTGACCGGCGCCGGTCAGGTGTATCTCGAACGCTGCCGGCAGATCATCGATGAAGTCGACGAAGCCGACGCCCTCATCTCCAGCGCGTCACGCGACCCCAAAGGTACTTTGAAGGTCGTCGCGCCCGTGTCATTCGGGGTGCGCAACCTCGCACCGCTGGTCAAGAAGTATCAGGAGCTGCATCCGAAGGTCGTGGTCGATCTCACGCTGACCGACAGGGCCGTCGATCTGGTCGAAGAAGGTTACGACTGCGGCATTCTGCTCACGCGCATGATCAACAGCGAAAGCCTGATTTCGCGTGTGCTCGCGGAGACGCGTGTAATGTTGTGCGCTTCGCCCGCGTACATCGCCGAACATGGTGAGCCGGTCACGCCGCAGGAACTGGGCGAACACGGTGTGCTGGGCCTGCCCAGCGAGTTCTGGAGCGACGACCGCGTGTTTGCCGGCCCGGACGGCGAAGTGCGTGTGCGCGTGCAGAACAAGCTTATCTGCAACAACACGGCGCTTCTGCGTCAGTCGGTGTTGCTCGGGCATGGGATCGCTTTCCTGCCGTCGTACCTGGTGGGGAACGACGTGCGCGACGGCGATCTCGTGGCACTGATGCGCAACTATTCGCAGACACCCATCGACGTCTCGCTCGTCTACCCGAGCCGTAAGTATCTGTCGGCAAAGACGCGTGGCTTCATCGATCTGACGGTCGAGTACTTCCGTCAGAACGAAGGTATTTCGGCCGCCGAGCGCTGGGTGCCACCCAAGATGTCGACCCCTGCCACTGAAATTCAGATGTGA
- a CDS encoding DNA-binding protein yields the protein MMLIEGIDEQLMRSIESRAAEGGRTPEEEVLMILDRMARVPRFRSLGEALRAMPNVGLDSDFERIN from the coding sequence ATGATGCTGATTGAAGGTATCGACGAGCAACTGATGCGGTCGATTGAGTCGAGAGCTGCCGAGGGTGGCAGAACGCCGGAAGAGGAAGTTCTGATGATTTTGGATCGTATGGCGAGGGTGCCGAGATTCCGGTCGTTGGGAGAAGCGCTGCGAGCCATGCCGAATGTCGGTCTCGATAGCGACTTCGAGCGGATCAACTAA
- a CDS encoding carbon starvation CstA family protein has protein sequence MNRIWQQLPWAAVAVVGACALGTVALSRGETVSALWIVIAAVCVYLIAYRFYSKFIATRVAQLDGTRMTPAWRHNDGLDYVPTNRYVLFGHHFAAIAGAGPLVGPVLAAQMGYLPGMLWILAGVVFAGAVQDFMVLFISTRRDGRSLGDLVKSELGMIPGVIALFGAFLIMIIILAVLALIVVKALTGSPWGTFTVGLTIPIALFMGVYTRFIRPGRIGEVSIIGFVMLMAAIYFGQSVHDSATLAPLFTFDGKQLTWMLIGYGFVASVLPVWLLLAPRDYLSTFLKIGTILGLAIGILVVAPELKMPALTQFVDGSGPVWSGKLFPFLFITIACGAVSGFHALISSGTTPKLLDNEVNARFIGYGGMLMESFVAIMALVAASVIDPGVYFAMNSPAAVIGTTPEAVAQVVSGWGFTITPEVLTSTAKAVGENTIISRAGGAPTLAVGMAHILHQVVGGEAMMAFWYHFAILFEALFILTAVDAGTRAGRFMLQDLLGTFVPSLKRTESLPANLIATGLCVAAWGYFLYQGVVDPLGGINTLWPLFGISNQMLAAIALILATCVLFKLKRERFAWVTVLPTLWLLACTLTAGWQKMFDADPKVGFLAHAAKYQAALAEGKLLAPAKSMAQMQQIVFNDYVDATLAGVFMFVVVAVAVFGVRTILIARRENKPTAQETPFEPMPSGQRV, from the coding sequence ATGAATCGTATCTGGCAACAACTGCCCTGGGCAGCGGTGGCCGTCGTCGGCGCATGCGCGCTCGGCACGGTGGCGCTATCGCGCGGCGAAACCGTCAGCGCACTCTGGATCGTGATCGCAGCCGTCTGCGTTTATCTGATCGCTTACCGTTTCTACAGCAAATTCATCGCCACCCGCGTGGCGCAACTCGATGGCACGCGCATGACGCCGGCATGGCGTCACAACGACGGCCTCGACTACGTGCCGACCAATCGCTACGTGTTGTTCGGCCATCACTTCGCTGCCATCGCCGGTGCTGGTCCGCTCGTCGGGCCTGTGCTTGCCGCGCAGATGGGTTACCTGCCCGGCATGCTCTGGATTCTCGCGGGCGTGGTGTTCGCCGGTGCGGTGCAGGACTTCATGGTGCTGTTCATCTCGACGCGTCGCGACGGCCGCTCGCTGGGCGATCTCGTGAAGTCCGAACTCGGCATGATCCCCGGTGTGATCGCGCTGTTCGGCGCGTTCCTCATCATGATCATCATTCTCGCCGTGCTGGCGCTGATCGTCGTCAAGGCGCTTACCGGCTCGCCGTGGGGTACCTTCACGGTCGGTCTGACGATCCCGATTGCTTTGTTCATGGGCGTCTATACGCGCTTCATTCGTCCGGGCCGCATCGGCGAAGTCTCGATCATCGGCTTCGTGATGCTCATGGCGGCGATCTACTTCGGCCAGAGCGTGCACGACAGCGCCACGCTGGCGCCGCTGTTCACGTTCGACGGCAAGCAACTGACGTGGATGCTGATCGGCTACGGCTTCGTGGCATCGGTGTTGCCGGTGTGGCTGCTGCTCGCACCGCGCGACTATCTGTCGACTTTCCTGAAGATCGGCACGATTCTGGGACTCGCCATCGGCATTCTCGTCGTTGCCCCCGAGCTGAAGATGCCTGCGTTGACGCAGTTCGTCGACGGCAGCGGTCCGGTCTGGTCGGGCAAGCTGTTCCCGTTCCTCTTCATCACGATCGCTTGCGGCGCCGTGTCCGGCTTCCATGCGCTGATCTCGTCGGGCACCACGCCCAAGCTGCTCGATAACGAAGTCAACGCACGCTTCATCGGTTACGGCGGTATGCTGATGGAGTCGTTCGTGGCCATCATGGCGCTCGTGGCCGCGTCGGTGATCGACCCGGGTGTGTACTTCGCGATGAACAGCCCGGCAGCGGTAATCGGCACGACGCCGGAAGCGGTGGCGCAAGTCGTCTCGGGCTGGGGTTTCACTATCACGCCTGAGGTGCTGACCTCGACCGCGAAAGCGGTTGGCGAGAACACCATCATTTCTCGCGCTGGTGGCGCACCGACGCTCGCCGTCGGCATGGCGCACATCCTGCATCAGGTGGTGGGTGGCGAAGCGATGATGGCGTTCTGGTACCACTTCGCGATTCTGTTCGAAGCGCTGTTCATTCTGACGGCCGTCGATGCAGGTACGCGCGCCGGCCGCTTCATGCTGCAAGACCTGCTCGGCACCTTCGTGCCGTCGCTCAAGCGCACGGAATCGTTGCCCGCGAACCTGATCGCCACGGGCTTGTGCGTGGCCGCGTGGGGTTACTTCCTGTATCAGGGCGTGGTCGATCCGCTGGGCGGCATCAACACGCTGTGGCCGCTGTTCGGTATTTCCAACCAGATGCTCGCCGCGATTGCGCTGATTCTCGCGACCTGCGTGCTGTTCAAGCTCAAGCGCGAGCGCTTCGCCTGGGTGACGGTGCTGCCCACGCTGTGGCTGCTCGCCTGCACGCTCACCGCCGGGTGGCAGAAGATGTTCGACGCGGACCCGAAGGTCGGCTTCCTCGCGCACGCAGCGAAGTATCAGGCAGCGCTTGCCGAGGGCAAGCTGCTCGCCCCGGCGAAGTCGATGGCGCAGATGCAGCAGATCGTGTTCAACGACTATGTCGACGCGACGCTCGCGGGTGTGTTCATGTTCGTCGTGGTCGCGGTCGCGGTGTTCGGGGTACGGACCATCCTCATTGCTCGTCGGGAGAACAAGCCGACGGCTCAGGAAACGCCGTTCGAGCCGATGCCCTCCGGGCAGCGGGTCTGA
- a CDS encoding cache domain-containing protein: MNLRQKFFVLSLLPVALAMVAIALAVRHQGIELSRAQHEAVQTTSLANKRAELLHYVGLARNAIEPLYDGPDTPAAREAALATLARMEFGQDGYFFVYDLQGRSLMHPRQPELVGHNLWSLKDESGAPTIQRLIAAARAGGGYVQYAWEKPSRQQQMTPKLGYVIALPRWNWMIGTGIYLDDVEATLRESDDRAQANIDRTLIWITLIASSCLAIVGLCGLVVNITELKTADAKLRQLARQVVESQELERSRISRELHDGISQLLVSVKLLLESASMRLPGSPAAASATLGVAIERLNGTLGEVRRISQALRPAMLDDLGLAAAIEQLAREFGSHAGLPVEMNVEGDAPTLDDNIKTMLYRIAQEALTNIERHANASRVSILLIFKSDGIHLSIADDGRGFDVTDVHHDPRHGIGLRNMRERLDAVGGALGIQSWPGLTTISAWVPLTPAAVKAALRATPRK; encoded by the coding sequence ATGAATCTCCGACAGAAATTTTTCGTCCTGTCGCTGCTGCCGGTTGCGTTGGCGATGGTCGCCATCGCGCTTGCCGTGCGACACCAGGGTATTGAGCTATCGCGCGCGCAGCACGAGGCCGTACAAACCACATCGCTGGCCAACAAGCGGGCCGAGCTGCTGCATTACGTGGGGCTCGCGCGCAACGCCATCGAGCCGCTCTATGACGGCCCGGATACCCCGGCAGCGCGTGAAGCCGCCCTTGCCACGCTCGCCCGCATGGAATTCGGCCAGGACGGCTACTTCTTCGTCTACGACCTCCAGGGCCGCAGCCTGATGCATCCGCGTCAGCCGGAACTCGTCGGCCACAATCTCTGGTCGCTCAAAGACGAGTCCGGTGCGCCCACGATCCAGCGTCTCATCGCGGCCGCCCGTGCAGGTGGGGGTTACGTTCAATACGCGTGGGAGAAACCGTCTCGCCAGCAGCAAATGACACCGAAGCTCGGCTACGTTATTGCCCTGCCGCGCTGGAACTGGATGATCGGCACGGGTATTTACCTCGACGACGTCGAAGCCACCTTGCGCGAATCCGACGATCGCGCACAGGCGAACATCGACCGCACGCTGATCTGGATCACGCTGATCGCATCGTCGTGTCTCGCCATCGTTGGTCTGTGCGGCCTGGTGGTGAACATCACCGAACTCAAGACCGCCGATGCCAAGCTGCGGCAACTCGCCCGTCAGGTGGTTGAGTCGCAGGAGCTGGAGCGTTCGCGCATTTCGCGCGAGTTGCACGACGGCATCAGTCAGTTGCTCGTCTCGGTCAAGCTACTGCTCGAATCGGCGTCGATGCGCCTGCCGGGATCGCCTGCAGCCGCCAGCGCCACACTCGGCGTGGCCATCGAACGGCTGAACGGCACGCTTGGCGAAGTCCGGCGCATTTCGCAAGCGCTGCGTCCCGCAATGCTCGACGATCTGGGACTCGCGGCCGCGATTGAGCAACTTGCCCGTGAGTTCGGCTCGCACGCGGGGCTTCCCGTGGAAATGAACGTCGAGGGTGACGCGCCGACGCTCGACGACAACATCAAGACGATGCTCTACCGAATCGCACAGGAAGCGCTGACGAACATCGAGCGTCACGCGAATGCGTCGCGCGTATCGATTTTGCTCATCTTCAAATCCGACGGCATTCATCTGTCGATTGCCGACGATGGACGCGGTTTCGACGTCACCGACGTGCATCACGATCCTCGTCACGGCATCGGCCTGCGCAATATGCGCGAACGGCTCGACGCTGTAGGCGGCGCCCTTGGCATTCAATCCTGGCCCGGCCTCACGACGATCAGCGCGTGGGTCCCGCTCACGCCGGCCGCCGTGAAAGCGGCACTTCGCGCAACCCCTCGCAAATGA
- a CDS encoding DNA topoisomerase III — MSKALIIAEKPSVANDIARALGGFTKHDEYFESDDYVVSSAVGHLVEIGAPEDYEVKRGKWSFANLPVIPPHFDLKPIAKSESRLKVLTRLIKRKDIDVLINACDAGREGELIFRLIAQHAKAKQPVQRLWLQSMTPQSIRDGFKRLRTDDDMLPLADAARSRAEADWLVGINGTRAMTAFNSKGGGFFLTTVGRVQTPTLSIVVEREEKIRKFVSRDYWEVKAEFVAAAGFYEGRWFDPNFKRNEFDPEQRDSRLWSVAAAESVVAAVRGKHGTVTEESKPSSQLSPLLFDLTSLQREANSRFGFSAKNTLGLAQALYEKHKVLTYPRTDARALPEDYLETVKETMAVLKESNNYHQFANQVLNKGWVKPNKRIFDNSKISDHFAIIPTLQAPKNLSEPEQKLYDLVVKRFLAVFFPAAEYQVTTRITEVVGHHFKTEGKVLVQAGWLAIYGKEGADDGKDAKDTKEDQPNLVPVAKDEKVGVDKVAAVGLQTKPPARYSEATLLSAMEGAGKLVEDGELREAMAGKGLGTPATRAAIIEGLLTEKYLVREGRELHPTAKAFQLMTLLRGLGVDELTLPELTGEWEAKLSQIERGGLKRDEFMHEIAQMTQTIVKRAKEYDSDTIPGDYATLTTPCPHCGGVVKENYRRFACTNCNFSISKIPGGRQFEIPEVEELLQNKTIGPLSGFRSKMGRPFSAIIKLSPDDEMGYKLEFDFGQDNGDEDGEAPDFTGQEPVGHCPKCNGRVFEHGMRYVCENAVANPKTCDFTSGKVILQQEITREQIHKLLTEGKTDLLTNFKSSRTGRTFKAYLAKQKDGKIGFEFEAKAPKKTVAKAGDGDAKGDEGDEKATPARKTASKTAASKAPAKKAAAKKTTAKAKPATKKAAAKSDDTAFDEDDAPF; from the coding sequence ATGTCAAAAGCTCTGATCATTGCCGAGAAACCGTCCGTCGCGAATGACATCGCGCGGGCGCTGGGCGGCTTTACCAAGCATGACGAGTACTTCGAGAGCGACGATTACGTCGTCTCGTCGGCGGTTGGCCACCTCGTCGAAATCGGCGCGCCGGAAGACTATGAAGTCAAACGCGGCAAGTGGAGCTTCGCCAACCTTCCCGTGATTCCCCCGCACTTCGACCTCAAGCCGATCGCCAAGAGCGAGTCGCGTCTGAAGGTGCTCACCCGCCTCATCAAGCGTAAGGACATCGACGTCCTGATCAACGCCTGTGACGCGGGGCGCGAAGGGGAACTGATTTTCCGTCTGATCGCGCAGCACGCGAAGGCCAAGCAACCGGTCCAGCGCCTGTGGCTTCAGTCGATGACGCCGCAATCGATTCGCGACGGCTTCAAGCGTCTGCGTACCGACGACGACATGCTCCCGCTGGCCGACGCCGCGCGCAGCCGTGCCGAAGCCGACTGGCTGGTCGGCATCAACGGCACGCGCGCCATGACGGCGTTCAACAGCAAGGGCGGCGGCTTCTTCCTGACGACGGTCGGTCGCGTGCAAACGCCGACGCTGTCGATCGTGGTCGAGCGCGAAGAGAAAATTCGCAAGTTCGTGTCGCGCGACTACTGGGAAGTCAAAGCCGAGTTCGTCGCCGCAGCGGGCTTCTACGAAGGCCGCTGGTTCGACCCGAATTTCAAGCGCAACGAATTCGATCCCGAGCAGCGCGATTCGCGTCTGTGGAGCGTGGCGGCCGCTGAGTCGGTCGTCGCCGCAGTGCGCGGCAAGCACGGCACCGTCACAGAAGAATCGAAGCCGTCGAGCCAGCTCTCGCCGCTGCTGTTCGATCTGACCAGCTTGCAGCGCGAGGCCAACAGCCGCTTCGGTTTCTCCGCAAAGAACACGCTCGGTCTGGCGCAGGCGTTGTACGAAAAGCACAAGGTGCTGACGTACCCGCGTACCGACGCACGCGCGCTGCCGGAAGACTACCTGGAGACCGTCAAGGAAACGATGGCGGTGCTCAAGGAGAGCAACAACTATCATCAGTTCGCCAATCAGGTCCTGAACAAGGGCTGGGTCAAGCCGAACAAGCGGATCTTCGACAACAGCAAGATCAGCGATCACTTCGCCATCATCCCGACGCTGCAGGCGCCGAAGAACCTCTCCGAGCCGGAGCAGAAGCTGTACGACCTCGTGGTCAAGCGCTTCCTGGCGGTGTTCTTCCCGGCCGCCGAGTATCAGGTGACGACCCGCATCACGGAGGTGGTCGGTCATCACTTCAAGACCGAAGGCAAAGTGCTCGTGCAGGCTGGATGGCTTGCCATCTACGGCAAGGAGGGCGCTGACGACGGCAAGGATGCGAAGGACACCAAGGAAGACCAGCCGAATCTCGTGCCGGTCGCCAAGGACGAAAAGGTCGGTGTCGACAAGGTCGCGGCCGTCGGCCTGCAAACCAAGCCGCCTGCACGCTACAGCGAAGCGACGCTGCTTTCCGCCATGGAAGGCGCGGGCAAGCTCGTGGAAGACGGCGAGTTGCGCGAAGCGATGGCGGGCAAGGGTCTGGGCACACCGGCCACGCGCGCGGCCATCATCGAAGGCTTGTTGACGGAAAAGTACCTCGTGCGCGAAGGCCGCGAGCTGCATCCGACGGCCAAGGCGTTCCAGTTGATGACGCTGCTGCGCGGCCTGGGCGTGGACGAACTCACGCTGCCGGAACTCACGGGCGAATGGGAGGCCAAGCTCTCGCAGATCGAGCGCGGCGGCCTCAAGCGCGACGAGTTCATGCACGAAATCGCGCAAATGACGCAGACCATCGTCAAGCGCGCGAAGGAATACGATTCCGACACCATCCCCGGCGATTACGCGACGCTCACGACGCCGTGTCCGCACTGTGGCGGCGTGGTCAAGGAAAACTACCGCCGTTTCGCCTGCACGAACTGCAATTTCTCGATCTCGAAGATCCCGGGCGGACGTCAGTTCGAAATCCCGGAAGTCGAAGAGCTGCTGCAGAACAAGACGATCGGACCGCTGTCGGGTTTCCGCAGCAAGATGGGACGTCCGTTCTCGGCCATCATCAAGCTCTCCCCCGATGACGAAATGGGCTACAAGCTCGAATTCGACTTCGGTCAGGATAACGGCGACGAAGATGGCGAAGCCCCGGACTTCACGGGTCAGGAGCCGGTCGGTCATTGCCCGAAGTGCAACGGCCGTGTGTTCGAGCACGGTATGCGTTACGTGTGCGAAAACGCCGTGGCGAATCCGAAGACCTGCGACTTCACGTCGGGCAAGGTGATTCTCCAGCAGGAAATCACGCGCGAGCAGATTCACAAGCTGCTCACCGAAGGCAAGACGGACTTGCTCACGAACTTCAAGTCGTCGCGCACCGGTCGCACGTTCAAGGCTTATCTGGCCAAGCAGAAGGACGGCAAGATCGGCTTCGAATTCGAGGCGAAAGCCCCGAAGAAGACCGTAGCGAAGGCGGGTGACGGCGACGCGAAGGGTGACGAAGGCGACGAGAAGGCCACGCCCGCACGCAAGACGGCGTCGAAAACCGCAGCGTCCAAGGCACCGGCCAAGAAGGCGGCCGCCAAGAAGACGACGGCCAAGGCCAAACCGGCGACCAAGAAGGCAGCGGCGAAATCCGACGACACCGCCTTCGACGAAGACGACGCACCGTTCTAA